Below is a window of Anas platyrhynchos isolate ZD024472 breed Pekin duck chromosome 13, IASCAAS_PekinDuck_T2T, whole genome shotgun sequence DNA.
TGTGCTTTTTTCAACTGGCACCAGAGATCATAAAGCTTTCAAGTTGCTGTCCttaaacatcagaaaaatcCTACCTCCAAGTGGGGTTTGACCCGGACAAGAATTGTGTGTAACATAAAGCGTACTCGCTAACATTTTAGCATCTCCACAGAAGTTGCCTTAAAGGATGTAGTTTTGTTAAGTGTTCTTTAAAAGAGAATAGACTACTAAAGCACTAAATTTTATTACTTGTCTCCCTCCCAAGATTTTAGTAGTTCAATAAATTGCACAAGCACGCTTCAATTTAATTACATAATTAAATCAAACACCATCGTGTTATCAGGTTTGCCTtattaacagagaaaaacagcacATTTTTCCCTCCCTTGCTGTCTCCCTGAAGTTCTTAAGTACCTTCAGAATAATTTAAAGTAACTGAtttcctagggaaaaaaaaaaaagcagctggtaACTTGTCTATATTAAAGAGTAAAATGCTGGGATTCATGCCACTGCTCTGATGTTACTGCCATCTAGTGTTACAAAATGGTATCTGAGGAAAAGGAAACCATTATTATAGTAACCATGGTTTTGTAAGAAAATGTAAACGCGCTAATAAAAATTGTATACACAAGAGATGCTTTCATTTAGaacaacttttaattttttaaagtacacCAAAAAAAGCCGGGGATGTTATTACATGTTCATTATGACCAGCCATGAACAAATCAGTTTCAAAAGTCTATCTTCCACAGCATTATTTCATGGCTACTGTTCAGACTACGAACTACTCATCAAGTCCAGTACGAGTTATTAGGTACTACATGAACACAACTTTCTCCTCTTTTGGGTTTCCTTCTCCCCTAACATCCCATCTTTAACTTTAAGGAGTCAAAACCCCTTATTTCTCATATTTTCCAAAATGCTATTgatatatttattaatgttGAGGGgacaaaatatttacatttccttTTGAACAGAATTCAGAGTGCATTTTTAATGTGGATCTGCTCAGACAGAAGATACGTATGGACAATTAACACAGAAGCAACACAACTGTTGCACATACCCTGGGAAGATCCTGTTGATGATAGTACCAGGGATGGTAAAGATTTCTTCCCCAAATAATTCTACTGATTTAAACAGAATGTCTGCAATGAGAGACGAGGTGAACGCCACTGGGTGTAACTGCTGTGAGCTACAGAAAAAGATGTGTGGAGAATTACTGAATGCAAACCAGTAATTTATTGAGTGTCAGTAGTTTGAAGGCAACAGATACATGACTTAGGCAAGATTCACTTTGTTTAGGCACAGTAACATCGCCACCATAATCCCACTTAAGtaactggagaagaaaaaggaagaaaggaaagagtcaACTACTggacacaagaaaaaaaaataagtgggaAAGCTGACTTCCCCTCACTTCTGCAATTTCCACTGATGATACACTTCAGTTATACATTTGAGAACTGTAGGACCCTTCACCAGTTCTCTATGGATTTAACTCCTCATAGTTACTGAAAAATTACTGAAGCGAGAAAGAAGTTCATGAGACTGACTCAGTTAAGAATCCATACTTTCAGAAGCAGTTTTAGCTTAAAagggtgacttttttttcttttcttaaagaaaacagacttgTTTTACATGGTAAGGCTGTGACTGTTTGGGAACTGCTGAAGTGGGTATTTCAATTTTATATCTGGCTTTAATGACAAAAAGATTTATATCACACTTTGTCCCTCTCCTAAGCACCAAAAGCCATGAAGAAGATGATTTTATCTACAGAAGTATCTTCTTATTGAGATGTAGCAAAGTCAGAATGAGAAAAGTTGTGTCACCTCTACATTCCCCAAATCAAGATAAAGTAGTAAATATTTATCATTAATATATAACAAAAAGAGGTAGTTTGTGGACTTTGCCAAATAAGATTTTACATCACTACAAAATTAAACCTCTGTTTGCTGAAAATACTTGTTAATAAATGGGAGAACAGTGCTGTCTGTGAAGATCTTAAATACACAGAATACCATATTGGTTGCTAGTATGTTGACAAAATAATTACTGGTATCTCAATTCTACTTGGAACAGGGCACAAACAGTTCTCTATTATTATTCAATTTTGCTATTTCTTCAGGCAACTTAACAGTTCTTCTTTATCCATGTGGTATCCACTCTTCTTCCACTCCTCCCGTAACTGCTGTAATGCTGTTCCGATTTCTTTCCCAGAAGACACACCCATTTTTCTTAAATCGTGGCCGCTAACTGGAAAAGAAGGAACAGTCCATTCCTGCAgttcttttaaaagatgttCTTCTCCTTGGTACTTCAGAAGCTCCATTATCTTGGAATTTGTATTAGCTTCCCTAgactaaagaaagaaaaaaagaggattcAGTATGAAACATTACAAATAGCTCAAACTGTGCTCTATATCACATCACTCCTCTGACATATTATGAGGCACAACAAGTTGGAACTATGTAAGTGAGGATCTTCTGTCTCACAAGTTTTAAAACTCAGTCCGAGCTTGGAGGCTCTGGGAGATCCTTGGAGACTTCCTGAATTCCAGGTAAGAGCTTTAACCATTATCTTCAACCTACAACTGGAGAGGGATTACTACCTTTCCTGTGGGAGGCAGGCCTCACTGCAGAGACTGACATCTCTCACCTTAGGCCTCAGGTACTGCAACAGATGTGCAGAACTTCACTTCTCTACTGAATAATATCACAAGTTGCCTACTTAACAACTTAACTTAATAAATGCCAATGTCCCAGGAACTACACCAGCTCTCAAAGCGCAATTCAActattgctttttttcaaaataatttctttaaaatgaattcaGAATCTCAGTCTTCTGgatgagaaagggaaaaaaaaaaagaacccttcacagccctctccttccttcctctagGCACTGCCATCTTTGCTGCTCTGTAGAACAGGCAACTCAAATTTACTGTGAAGAACGAAGTACAGCAATGTGAAATACACTTACATCCATGATGAAGTCTTGATACGGTCTAAGAGGTTCTGGACCCACTGCTTTGGTTAACTCCTGCCGGTGTTTCACTAAAAAGAGGCCAAGgttcttctcttcttttgagaTTTTCAGCCTCAAATCAAGGTTTGTGACATCATCCTTCACCTTGAACAATGATGTCAGAACAGTCATAGGTTTTGGACACaaattttgaacatttttaGTGACTCTGTCAAGTTCCTCTAAACTTCCATTAAGTGGTAGTCCTAAAGGGATACAGAcaagaaagtgaaagaaagagcgtaagagaaaaagcagcaaaaaaaagtctaatttaTTTCTGGGTAAAAGCAAACAAGTTCTATCTGTTTGCTATTCTGCAGTTCCTTTGGATTTCCTACTCCTCTATCATTTACAACCTGTGTTCAACTTTACCTATATATTGGGCAACATCCAGCTCATACAGAAGTCGAACCAAATGGTTTACATGGTTTCcaagaagaatttttttcagtTCCACCCAGATCCTTTCTCCTGATATTCCAGCCAAACCTTTGGCATTTTCTTTAATTGCTTCCAGTGTAGTAGGTTCATGATCATCAGGTTTTTCTGCTATTCTTCCATAAAACCTGCCCAAATAAATTTTTTGTATGTTATAACTGACTGAGAACAAATATTCTACTTGTTACTGCCATTCGGAGAATTAGTATCACAACAATGTAAAGTACTGTACTTTAATATACTAGaggacactttaaaaaaatatgacaaCCAACTCTTTTTaacatttctgctctgctgtctttttacaatatttttctactACAAATGTTAAAGCTCTTCACTGCATGTCATTGTACCAAGCAGTACtaagagaaaactgaagagaGACTACATGACTCGAAGAAGTTCACTGTCAAAGAAAAAGGTGCAACATAAGTTTGCATTGTCCAAAGCAAATAAACTCAGTCCTGATCAGATCAACCCTCCTCCCACTTCTTCTGCTTGCAGAAAGGTTCAAGGCAAGTAATTTTAGTCCTGTTGATTACACGTAGAAAACTGAACTGCATTCAATCAATAAGCttattgtttccttttaaattacgtttattatatttcaaataGAATTGTTGAAAAGCCTTATTTTGATGAACAAAGGGTATTCTTCACATGAATGGAGAAAACAGAAGCCAAAACATGGAATTGGTTCTTTCATCATCTTTTAAGGAAAATAGTATCGTTTCAGTTTTGATTCTGAACTTTCTCTGTGAACCTACTTTTCTACAACCAGTCATCAGAAGTACTTAGTTCACTTCCTTATCTAGAAAAGGCAAAACCAAGTACCTGAAATATCTTAGGATTCGTAGATAATCTTCTTGTATTCTTGCACTTGCCTTTCCTACAAAtctaattttcttgttttttaagtcttcatatccattaaaaaaatcatacagcATCCCATCCAAAcctagaagatgaaaaaaaagtaagagtAGAAATTTACAAACATTGCTGCCATAATTACACACTCTcatttgaaaatgcagaagATAAGTTGTATGATTAGAGTGGGTTGTCGTGTTATCTCTCATATTTGTACAGACTTTTTGGCCGACAGCAATATAACTgaacaaaatggaaacagaCTGAGAGAATTTACTGGCCTAATTTGAAAAGCAGTGATATATCTAGATATTtgcctttgaaataattttacctAAAAACATGGAATTGACAGTCAGATCCCTCCTTTCAGCATCCTTTTCCCAGTCGGTGGTGAATTCCACCTCTGCGTGTCGTCCATCGGTGACAACATCTATTCTAAGAGTAGTAATTTCAAAATTCTGTTCATGGAGCTGAAAATCCCACAGATACTGTTATTTCAACACAATCATG
It encodes the following:
- the TRNT1 gene encoding CCA tRNA nucleotidyltransferase 1, mitochondrial, with the protein product MWAERLLLPCRAGLRLLPPRRWRRGEAGAMRLQTPQFQALFTPGLRSVAELFEKKNYELRIAGGAVRDLLSGMTPQDVDFATTATPAEMKEMFTSAGVRLINNKGEKHGTITARLHEQNFEITTLRIDVVTDGRHAEVEFTTDWEKDAERRDLTVNSMFLGLDGMLYDFFNGYEDLKNKKIRFVGKASARIQEDYLRILRYFRFYGRIAEKPDDHEPTTLEAIKENAKGLAGISGERIWVELKKILLGNHVNHLVRLLYELDVAQYIGLPLNGSLEELDRVTKNVQNLCPKPMTVLTSLFKVKDDVTNLDLRLKISKEEKNLGLFLVKHRQELTKAVGPEPLRPYQDFIMDSREANTNSKIMELLKYQGEEHLLKELQEWTVPSFPVSGHDLRKMGVSSGKEIGTALQQLREEWKKSGYHMDKEELLSCLKK